Genomic segment of Arachis hypogaea cultivar Tifrunner chromosome 16, arahy.Tifrunner.gnm2.J5K5, whole genome shotgun sequence:
cgccaactcctccatagaacaACTTATCcgaataggcagaaaatgagctgATTTGGTCAATCGGTCTAtaaccacccaaatagcatcacaacCGGTCCGAGTCCTTGGTAAGCCCAAAACAAAATCCATAGCAATGCTCTCCCATTTCCactgtggaatctccaaaggttGAAGGGTTCCTGCTGGCTTTTGGTGTTCGATCTTAACTTTCTGACAAGTTAGGCATTTAGAAACATGTAACGCCACATCATTTTTcattcctggccaccagaacatcgtttTTAAGTCTTGGTACATCTTAGTGCTTCCAGGATGAATGGAGaacccgctcttatgagcttccttcaatATGTTATGTCGCAAATCCCCAACATCTGGCACAATTATCCGGCCCTTGAACCTCCACAATCCATCTCtatcttctgacactctccattgCTTGCCTTTCTCAATCGCCGGCAAAATCTTATACAATTCTTGGTCGTTCTGATGAGCCTTTATCAGTTCAGCCTTGAATTCGCTTGAGATCTGTAATTGGCTTAAGCATAAAGTCCCAAACTCTTCTCTGATTCCCAATTTCAATCCTTCGAAGGCTCTCAACAACTCTTCCTCTCTcagcatcatccaagcagcacATAGGGATTTTCTACTCaaggcatccgccactacattcgcctttcccggatgataGTTTAGCTCGAAGTCATAATCCTTCAGaagttccatccacctcctctgacgcatattcaattcTTTTTGTTCAAACAGGTACTTCAGACTCTTATGGTCCGAGAAGACTTGAAATTTCactccatagagataatgcctccaaatcTTCAAGGCAAAGACAACGGCTGCAAGTTCCAAATCATGAGTCGGATAGTTTCTTTCATGAGGTCTTAATTGACGTGAGGCATAAGCTACAaccttatgatgctgcatcaacaCGCATCCTAAACCTTTCaaggatgcatcacagtacacctcgaaTGGTTCTCTCGGCTCAGGCAACACTAGTACAGGGGCGGTAGTCAATATCTGCTTTAAGGCAAGGAAACTCTCCTCACACTCGGGAGTCCACACAAAAGGAACATCCTTCCTGGTCAGCTTCGTTAAGGGTAAAGAGAGCTGTGAAAACCCTTTAATGAACCTTCGATAATAACCCGCCAAGCCTAAGAAActcctgatttccgtcactgaagttggccgctcccaattcatcaccgCCTCAACCTTAGCGGGATCCACTGCTATTCCTTGTTTACTTACCACATGGCCAAGAAATTTCACCTCagacttccagaactcacacttggaTAGCTTGGCATACAACTTCCTATCCTTCAGAATTTGTAGCACTGTTCGCAAGTGTTCAGCATGCTCATCCTCAGTCTTAGAATAGATAAGAATGTCGTCAATaaacacaacaacaaacttaTCCAGATATGGATGGAAaattctgttcatgtaatccatgaatatcgCCGGAGCGTTAGTTAGTCCGAAGGACATCACGGTATATTCATAGTGGCCATAGCGCGTTCTGAAGGCAGTCTTTGGGATATCctcatctctaacccttatctggtgGTATCCGGATCGTAGATCAATCTTGGAGAACACGCCAGCTCCCTGTAATTGGTCCATCAGGTCATCAATCCTTGGCagcggatatttattcttcactgtAACCTTATTCAGCTGCCTATAGTCAACACATAAGCGCAtggttccatctttcttcttcaccaataatactggcgcaccccacggagatacacttggtcggataaaattcttacccaacagatcctccAGTTGAGACTTCAATTCGGCCATTTCTAGAGGCGACATCCTGTAAGGAGCACTCGAGATTGGTCCGGCCCCAGGTACtaaatcaatagcaaactcaacttcCCGTTTCggtggaaattcatcaatatcatcagggaacacctccggaaactcacacacaactggGATTTGTTCCAaatcttgatcatcacccgaaacacccgcagcTAGCAACAATATCCCCTGACATTCAgccccagaacagttcaccatcatggaATTCAAGTAGTAGTTATTCACTACAACCGGCCCTTCAGTGTCTTCAGGCATGAAATACACTGTTTTCGCCGAGCAATCTAATAGAACGCGGTTcttggataaccagtccaatcccagaatgagatcaagaccagtcatcgtCAAACAAATTAAGTTATGCACGAAATCACGCCCTTGTACTCGAAAAGGAACTTGGGGGCACCCTAATCTAGTCACCATAGCCTCGTGGGTAGCATTATATACCTTTAAATCATACCCCAGTACTACTATTTTCAATCCTAGCTTATCAgccttctcaaatgcaataaaagtatgtgaagctccagaatcaaacaaagcattCAAAGTTTTACCCGCCATCTCACATTTACCTCGGATCAATGCCTCTGACCCCTCAGCGCCTATAGAAGAAGTAGTGTATACCCTTCCTGGTTGCTGCACCCTGCCTGTCTCATATCTCTTCTTCTCGGGGCAACCACTAGCCAAGTGTCCCGGCTGCCCACAGGAGTAACAGACTCCAGTCCCAAACCTACATTGTCCTGAATGATACTTTCCACATCTGTGGCAACTCATATCCTGCTGTGGCTGCTTACCCTGTCTCCTTCCCTGATTAGCATTGGTATTAGGCCTCCTGGAGTTGCCTTGCCCCTGATTATTCTGAGGAACAAAGCTACCACGCTTGAACTGTCTGCCTCTGGGTGCAAAATTTCTCCCTGTGGTCCTCTGGAATGGCATCCTCATACCCCCTTTTTCTGCTGCAGCCCTTCTAACACAATCCTCTGCCACCCTGCTCCTATTTACCAACTCAGAAAACACCCGAATCTGCATAGGCGCcacaaagctctgaatgtcactcCTAAGGCCTCCTTCATACTTTATGCATTTCCACTCAGCAAAGTCCTCAGGAGCTCCCTGACAGATGCGTGAGAAGCGGCACAATTCCTCAAACTTACTGGTATACTCAGTGATGGTCATCTGTCCCTGTTTAAGCTGAAGGAGTTCGAGTTCTCTGGCATTTCTAACTGAAGTggggaaatattttttatagaattcaTCTCGGAACAACTCCCAAGATATCACAATCCCATCAGGTTGCAAAATGCGCCTCATGCCCTGCCACCAGTGCTGAGCTTCACCATGCAACTGATAGGTCCCAAACTCAACCCACTGCTCATCCGGAACCTGTTGAGCCTGTAATGCTCGCTCAATGGCCTGTATCCAATTATCAGCATCAGTCGGATTCGAGGTCCCTCTGAAAGTTGGAGGGTGAACCTTCAGGAAGGAATGCAGTGACATAGGACCATTCTCACCATTATTGCCATTATTtccattattaatttgatttcccAGGGCTTCAGCTGTTGCTTGCATTGCTGCTGCCATATTGCCTAATGCAGCCATGAAGTCTATAGGATTAGGAGTGTTTCCTGATGCCTCAGGCATGGCATTGCCTATTCggcctctacctcgcccgcgtcCGCGTCCGCGAGtagacatctggtccctatacacaccaaacaggtgatatcaagttgatcagtctcaatatcgcaagttcagtgctttaagtcccaaatgcatgctcaggaacgtttatgccacatacatcaattagatatcctaatagcacataaacacatacacagagaatgcacaaaagcacaatcagtccgtcctcaggctctataggaacgaacagctctgataccataatgtaacaccctactacacagtgttttatgcttaagtcatagaacagaggtagtgtggtattacagacctttaatagtaaggatatacatataatactgaaagaaataatatactaggagccttgaaacagagcgggtaaacaaaaatcgcaaaataaaaagcgcaacgctcaaggaataggattacttgcgtgctaagaaacctaataggaacatgataaaacaataaacgaagggataaagaaaagccaaggaacaacataactagcctctgactcagcctgcgaagctaaggctggccggaggatacatatatacatataaacatacataagtgtccccaaaatataccaaaataccaaagtaaactcctatctctccctcaacctctaagaggagcagcatacataagttacttggagagtaagctacacatatacatacatatatacaaatagaaaccaaaatatacccaaggactacttcgctttccagaatccagacgcctagcgaggagcctctcgacctgcatctgagaaacaacaatacaatatggaatgagaaccggaggttctcagcatggtaaaagtgccacgcgtataagaaatacggtcctgagaatgccataggcaatcctagaactccgttattcaattaaccaacttaagtactaaacagaagccataaacaggggtaggtattctaaatctgcctaacttactcaagttcaagcttaacctaacatcaaaccatttcctccgttttctccatcctttcatcattcagaatgtaacagaaacaagcaaccaaacaagttcacgcacaagtaatgatcaaatagtacaaataacaagtataacaaatagcaggtaatatatatcaattaggcatacccaaaaaaatgcatagcaatcaatacaaacaaatgcatatgatgcatgcctgtcctatggctgatggggcccatctgtcggttatccagccaacccgacaagtccgaaaaccttagactgtcccccgtcgcgcatccccaagagtctatgcatagagttcacattcaatcatcatataatcactcaatgggggctatccatacccgggaatttatacgtgcccggtcacccttacgacgtagggtcaacagagtatcgagattcaacctggaacacgtggtggcgagccacggctcttacccagggaactcgtatctcagatagcattattcataagccatttcatagtcataatcattatttaatcattcatcaagccatggcatattaactccttttattaacaacctccctttcacatttttcatcgtcattcccttataattcaacttgattaccctttccgggtcctgaccaaactttttatcaaactcttctcatccttcttaatatcgaataatcttaaaatcaacccaactctaacattaaatcaatcacatcacacgaggattgaactttaacttctcgaactcatgactatcactaagacatcctcgacactctattttcttttctatttttaatatagcaaatgaactcggaattgcacaaactttatgtccaggcgttcatattgaaataagctttctaacaaactaaatatcataattttctgatttttctagcctcaggaataaaggaaaaaccgtgactgctctgcagtgcataaaaccagaaaaacagcagcagcatgtgatattcaaaattcaatataaaatccaagttaaatccaatgactttgaaaattaatgtagttaaaatttactcatccaggtttctttctcaattggttctgagtcaataccatttttaatgaaaaagttacattacctggaagttaagtaaaaatgagacaaaatctgttttaaaaaccaacaagcttagtacctttcaattggaataacttttattacaaaactccaattaagctaaattttgatttgagaacccctagctcatctaaaaacaagtgtgtcttggttgcaacccaatttctatttaattctaagagttacaagcattggaagttgatgcatagcttgctgaaatctgtttctttttagttttgaccaccaatattcaaaaattcacagctcccaatcctcaactcttaaaattctgaaattttagagaactaaagaaagttaatcaaattttataacaaaattggtttcgCTCCAAGACTCAACTCGTAaaagtcgcagcaagacaaacaagttgctgcctgtttgatcttttctgctgctggacagatttaacaacctaactttaaaaatttgccataaattgtatatttaacaaaaaagtcccaaaatttccagtttagttccttatattcccaagtttagcccaaacttggtctcatgcaattccgatcattacataattagttacagcatatacaataccaccacaacacaactctacatccttattaacaaacaccaattctaatccatcataaataaatataagagcacactATTAATAGCTTTCACACctcataattctaatatataaattcactaacaaatctattctaacaacattacaaggctaatcattaaatacaacaaacaatccaacttattctatggttcctctaacctgagttttcacaacaccgtaaatattaaacgtgcgaaacttaaaccataccttggccgatcacttaattcacccaaggcagcttctcaacataaaatcacagcccctccaagctcaatcaaacagccccaaagcaagccttgtcaccaacaaagctccaagtaatccaaattcaagttcaatgcataaacaccctcttaaactacacctaatacacatatatatgttccaattcagttctctattaccaaaaacaagattgagctagggttagggtgttcttaccatacccatatgctcaatagcttgagcccacaagttccggaatctaacttgaacctagaacacaaaaattagacaagattcactataggttttcaagtttaccaaagaaagagggatagagattctgAACTCAATAGAAGGCTTACCAGAGAAATTGTTTggatagaaaggtagagctcgacgcgctgagcgcgtggccgcgaacggtgcggcaatcggagcccggatgaggaagttatggtagttggaaggaatggtgagggttaggtttcttctcttctcccccttgctgTGTTTTTCGTTGCTGTGGTGAAATGGAGAAGATGAAGCTGCTGCTTCATTTATGTTAGGGGCCCGGTTGAACCCATGGGTCCGGTTTgggccccggttcaaccggttcggcccttccggtccgattttgggccaaattatcgaaattggtatcaaaattttcgtttcgacgagctctatcctatttcaatattagttttgtatttttaactttcctaattaaaattcaatatattaactaataatttaccgattttagcggggtttacatactatatatagatggccacacaaaattataagaatcataATTCTTATTACTCTTGCTATTTCaactctttccttcttctttttttttctttatgtataatttcttttatgtataaatgtacccAAAATGAGAAAGTACGGATGAGTGTTTTATTAATTGTTTGTTTGATAAATATATCTCAATTTAGACATTCTACTAATGTGGATGGAAGTTGACCTGTAGCAATTCAAAGTTgccaatgtattttttttatagtagacTTGTGgatagaagaatatttgttaaaatgaatatactcattgtaataaaaaaatttttcagttgttatatttttatgttagtcGTGTAAATTCTTTAAAGgcacaagataataaaataggttgactttaatatcattagaagctaaatttaatggttcaaacaagcaccactaattatgttaaaaaagtaatttgtaataataatgtgatttacatattaatttttttgagtaaattcatttcaaaatgtaGAAATTAGACTTAATTacgctaaaattttaaaggtaatataGAATTTGACAACAAATTTAACACTCATtaaggaaataaatttatttatggctatttcctaattataaataataacaagacttatgaaaaaatattaatgtcatcattcttattaattaaatcataatattagATAGTTGATAGCTTAATAGgcgaaaattattaaataattacgtaaaaattagcaacgaacaagcaataagaatttaaaaaaaaatctattatataatgccaatttcataattaaaatatgtcttatatcatattctcatatattctatttattatctattctattatataaaaatcaggtttctgcacttaatgatggagttgaCGTGACATGCATGCTTATAAGAGTGTTTAGCTATTTGTTTCTTTTAagtcattaaatacaatttattatgataaatcaactatatcaactaatttatttgattagatatttaaatatcacataatttattataatttatatcaaattgatttggtagtattttttaatttatttcttttaatgttttgttagtatttttaatttattttttaatttattaaatcaaattaattatactaattatttgtattaattaattaatcattaaaataacaaatttatgCATAAAATAGGTTCTCAATATATTTTTCACTAATaatgaaatcaaatcaaatcatatatattgagctaaaattaaatcatgtgaattaagaactaaaataaaataagatgactttttatttattcaaattgaatgcaataaataaaattaattttgttagataatcatagtcttctggtcttctatatatagatagccatacaaaattataaaaataatcatttttatcacttttgctatttcaactcttttttttatgtataaatatactcaAAATGAGAAGGTATGGATGAGTGTTTCATTAATTATTGTTTGTTTGACAAATATTATAGTCTGAAAATGTCTCAATTTAAGCATTCTATCGCTATCGATAGAAGTTGAACCTATAGTAATTCATGGTGaccatgatattttttatagtattatataaaaaaaatttagtataaaaaatattttttaaaatgaatatacccattgtaattaattttctttgtcaatCTGTTATCTTTTACCTAACAAATAATATCcatgttgaatatattattttcatcagaagccatacataattgattgataattctatatataaaaatactgaTGTGGTAACTAAATACCATATTGTTATCTCTCTAAAGTTAATTCTCCTATGATTATGCAAATATGATTCTCCTATGATTATGCGAATGTATAGCACTATCAGATAAAAATTGATTGGATTATATTTATGTCCAACGAGGTAGGTGATCTTTTAGACCTAATCACGATGAGTTGAGGAAGAtttgaaaaatactaacaatacaaatactttttatttttaatacccaataataaatatataaattaaaattaatattgttttgtacaaaatcataaaatgtaTAACATACTCAAAAAATATCCAATCCGTATTAACTGTTATTGTTTATCAGTTACATTATGACAAATttggttattaaaaaaattaaaattaacttaaatatacacaatattattttatactttttatttttattatcataaaaagtCATACATATTATAAGAGAACCTCATCTTTTTACTAACGGTTCTTCCATTCAATGGtttctataaaaaaaacataataatattGTGTTTGGCAAGAATATATGAGATTTTGAAAGGTTAAAACATAGGTTTAGTCCTTAACATATTCGTAGATGAAGTGTAGAGTAGATAAAAAGATAgctaataaaaaagaataaattaccatttgtatccatgaaaGATACAAACACTGACAAATGtatccatataagaataaaacgacaattgtacCCACGGAAGATAGCTTCTGTGTGCCAAGAATACCCTAACAGACCAATTGTGTAACCAACGTCTAGGTACTCTTGGCATACAGAAGCCATCTTCCGTGGTTATAATTgtcattttattcttatatgggtaCATTTGTCAACATCTgtatcttttatgggtacaaatggtaatttattcaataaaaaataaatggttaAAGCTTTCTCAATACTAACCGTCATAGTGTATGACAAgtgttctataatttttttagatttgattgtttctttattattatatgttgttctatttaatttatgctaaaaAGACTTGTGATAATTATCTTATCGTGGTAGTGTAAAAGTTGTAAGTGTTATATTTACTTTGTATGCTCTTAAATCTCATATCCTTGATGGATATTTGTGACTgagtaattattaaaagaaataattggtttaatatctattttatattctatttaattataataatgagtaaatattttttttcaaaataaataatacaatttttcataaaaacaacatttaaataattgtaaaattagattATAGGGTAAAAAACGTTATTAAGCCATGGGAGGAAACATTTTACTCAAATCAGCCAAAATGAATTCTGATACACCATTCCACCAAATAACACTTTTATATAATCCGAATCAATAAAATTCGAATTAGGTTTACACGTAATTCGAATTGAATCACATCGAATTACTCCCAAGCAATATTCGAACGTAGTTCGAATCAAGTAGTATCGAATTATGCATGCATAGTTCGAGTTATATTAACTCGAATTACTTGGAGCACGTGGCCTAGGGTAGCTCGAATCcaattgattcgaattacgtgCATTTTGGTTGCAATAGGTAGTTCGAGTggaattgattcgaattacaagtGTTTCacctatataaggagttcgaaccaaGTTCATTCGAATCACTTCTTCATTTTTAAACCCCACCAAATCACAGAGAAAACGACCAACAATCGGGCCGACAAAGACCGGAGCGGCATATTCAGGCGATGGGGACGATTCGGGGAGGCTTTACCGTTTGGATGGAGTTGCTCATATCGCCGAGGTGATCAACAACGAGGTTAGTGGTTTCTGATATTGCGCTGTTGATAGCTTTTTTTGTTAGTGGTTAATGGTAGTCTTTGATGATAGCCGTTTATGATAGTGGTATTTGTTAGTGGTTTAGGATAGTGATTTTTATCAGCGGTTTAGGATAGTGGTAATAGCCTAGTGGTTTATGTTAATGGTTTTTGATagtggtttaggatagtggtCTAGCCtaatggtttttgttaatggtttttgataGTGGTTTACGTTATTGTTATCGGTTTAGGATAGTGGTATAGGctagtggtttttgttaatggtttttgataGTGGTTTATGCTAGtgttagtggtttttgttaatggtttttgcaTGTGGATTATGTTAGCGCTTTTTGTTAAtgatttttgttaatggtttttgcaTGTGGATTATGTTAGCggtttttgttaattatttttgttaatgatttTTGCATGTGGATAATTttagtggtttttgttaatgatttTTGCATGTGgattatgttagtggtttttgttaatggtttttgttaaCGGTTAATGATTACCTTTTTGGTTCTTTACGACGTGAATTTTATATGTTAGTGGTATTTTAATTTGTTCTAATTATGCGGTTCATCTGTTGGCTAGCCCCAGCGTTGCATATCGAGCGTGCGGCGGCAGCAGGGGATGCGTCTTGATGATaggtacgttccgtacttgcagatggccggattataccatcttgcgagactgaaCGACAGATGGTTCCGCATAGACGAGCCCCTTGTGAGTGCATTCGTCGAGAGGTGGCGGCctgagacgcacaccttccacatgccgttcggagagtgcaccatCACGCTTCAGGACGTCGCGTACCAGCTAGGGTTGCCAGTGGACGGACATTACGTTAGTGGTTTCCTGACAGACTTCCACCTATACATTGAGGGTGGCCGGCCAGCTTGGCAGTGGTTTCATGAGTTGCTC
This window contains:
- the LOC140179999 gene encoding protein MAIN-LIKE 1-like is translated as MRLDDRWFRIDEPLVSAFVERWRPETHTFHMPFGECTITLQDVAYQLGLPVDGHYVSGFLTDFHLYIEGGRPAWQWFHELLGVLPPENQIKKFAVNCTWFQETFGECPDGADEETVRRFARAYIMMLLGTQLFANKSGNRIHIRWLPFVARLEEMGGYS